A DNA window from Chiloscyllium plagiosum isolate BGI_BamShark_2017 unplaced genomic scaffold, ASM401019v2 scaf_15245, whole genome shotgun sequence contains the following coding sequences:
- the LOC122547324 gene encoding ferritin, middle subunit-like produces the protein IVSQRGGRVLLQDVKKPEKDEWGNSLQAMQGAVDLEKNLNQCLLDLHQLAIAQTDPHLCDFLETQYLDEEVEIIKRLGDYITNLKCLGAPENGMGLYLFDRLSLEDSS, from the coding sequence AATAGTGAGTCAGcgtggaggcagagtcctccTCCAGGATGTGAAGAAGCCAGAGAAGGATGAGTGGGGTAACAGTCTGCAGGCAATGCAGGGTGCCGTGGATCTGGAGAAGAATCTGAACCAGTGTTTGCTGGATCTACACCAACTCGCCAttgcccagactgaccctcatctgtgtgacttcctggagaCTCAATATTTGGATGAGGAGGTCGAGATCATCAAGCGACTTGGGGACTACATCACCAACCTGAAGTGTCTGGGAGCTCCTGAGAATGGGATGGGATtgtacctgtttgacaggctctCACTGGAGGACAGCAGCTAA